A single Candidatus Deferrimicrobium sp. DNA region contains:
- a CDS encoding branched-chain amino acid ABC transporter permease, producing the protein MTTLKNIAKAVLPFAILSGLVQFLSGRDILNPYWVQIFQLACVVAISALGLNLIYGFTGLFSLGHAAFYGVGAYTAALLTKQYMGAYGEQAFFATGAVFLCSLLAGGVAAALLACLVGLPTLRLTSDYLGIATLGFGVIMKVVFDNADSLVPQLGGARGMTGIQRLTSIPWAVAALVAAILVIRNLVHSSYGRALIAIREDEIASAAMGIDTFRYKVIGFTTGCAFAGVAGGLYAHLYTFLHPSTFDFLKSFDVLMIVVIGGLGNLTGTLVASFVWVFLLEGMRVALPPEYIEFRWVLIPLLLIVTMLIRPRGLFGIREFPLLRGKVYR; encoded by the coding sequence ATGACCACCCTGAAAAACATCGCCAAGGCGGTCCTGCCGTTCGCCATCCTCTCGGGCCTGGTCCAGTTCCTCTCCGGCCGGGACATCCTGAATCCGTACTGGGTGCAGATTTTCCAGCTGGCGTGCGTCGTGGCGATCTCCGCGCTGGGTTTGAACCTCATTTACGGGTTCACAGGGCTGTTCTCCCTCGGGCACGCCGCCTTCTACGGGGTGGGGGCGTACACGGCGGCGCTGCTGACGAAACAGTATATGGGCGCGTACGGAGAGCAGGCGTTTTTCGCGACAGGGGCGGTTTTTCTCTGTTCCCTCCTTGCGGGAGGGGTCGCGGCGGCGCTCCTTGCCTGCCTCGTCGGTTTGCCCACCCTCCGATTGACGTCGGACTACCTTGGCATCGCAACGCTCGGATTTGGGGTCATCATGAAGGTCGTCTTCGACAACGCGGACTCCCTCGTGCCGCAGCTGGGGGGCGCCCGGGGGATGACCGGGATCCAGCGGCTGACCAGCATCCCTTGGGCGGTCGCCGCGCTCGTCGCTGCGATTCTCGTGATCCGCAACCTGGTCCACTCGTCCTACGGGCGTGCGCTCATCGCCATCCGCGAGGACGAGATTGCCTCCGCGGCGATGGGGATCGACACCTTCCGGTACAAGGTAATAGGATTCACCACGGGATGCGCCTTCGCCGGCGTAGCGGGCGGACTGTACGCGCACCTGTACACATTTCTTCATCCGAGCACCTTCGATTTCCTGAAATCGTTCGATGTGTTGATGATCGTTGTCATTGGAGGATTGGGAAACCTGACGGGCACGCTGGTGGCTTCCTTCGTCTGGGTCTTCTTGCTGGAGGGAATGCGAGTCGCGCTGCCGCCGGAATACATCGAGTTCCGCTGGGTGCTCATTCCCCTGCTGCTGATCGTTACCATGCTGATCCGTCCCAGGGGTCTGTTCGGCATTCGGGAGTTCCCGCTGCTGCGAGGAAAGGTGTACCGGTGA